CGGCGCCTGCGGGTTCTGAGCGCAGTGGCGCACCAGGGCAAGGCTGTAGGCGGCGGCAAACTCGGCAAGTGGGACGGAGTCCTGTCCGTGCCCACCGAACTCCAGCAAAGCTTGGCCAAGGGCGAACTTGTAGGTGCGTGAGTTGGCTCCCATCAGCACGGCCAGCCGCCATGATGCACGCGCCGAGGCGTCTTGGGCATAGAAGTCCCGGCCGCTCACGCTTCCCCCTTGCGCAGGGCGACGGTCTGCCACCACACCTTGGCACGGCCGAGCCTGTCTACGCCCTCCTCCACCAGCCGCACCAGCCGCAGCCCCGCTCGCTCCCCGTCGCGCACGACGTCCTCGGCGGACACGTCGAACATCACACGGTCCGTCGGCGGGTCTCCACGTCGTAGCGAAATCACCAGCAGTCCCGCGGGAGCCAACAGTGAGGCCATCCGCTCCATCGCTCGTCCCCGTTCGGCCGGCAGCAGATGCATCCACACCGCCGACAGGAGGGCCAGATCAAAGGCCCCCTCCAGACGGGGTAGTTCGGGTAGGAAGTCTTCTACCCACGAAACGTCCTCGCTCGGGTACAGGCGCCGTGCGACGTCCCGCATCTCACGCGTCGGCTCGACCGCCACTACCTGATAGCCGCGCCGCGCCAGCGCCGCAGCATCCCGCCCAGTGCCGGCCCCAACATCCAGCGCCACCGCCGGAGACGGCGGCAGCAGATCCAAAACCTTGCCGTGCACCTCCTCGAAGGAGACGCTCCCATATCGCTGTGACAGAAGCCCGGCATTCTCCGCGTAGTACGCCTGGACGCCCGCCACGGGCTGGCGTACCACGGGCGGCACATTGGGCCGGGAGTCGGAGTGCTCGCCTGTTTCGACCATGGCCACAAGCTACGGCAGCCATCTGACAGGGGTCGGCGCGCAAGCAAGTCCCCGCTATGTTCGCCCTGTCACGACTGTCCAGTCAGGCGGGTCACACCTGCAATATCATCCCGGACAGCTCAAAGTTCCGCTGTCCGGGCTGTCCGACCAAAGACGGGCTGCAACACCCCGGGGGTTGCAGCCCGTCGGCGAAGCCGACCGTTGAATGGGGGTAGGAGCCGAGGCAACTTCTGATCTGATCTGCGGCTCACGACGGGGCGAACCGGAGGGCGCGGAGCTCTCCCTACCTGATCGAGACCGGGCTGTGCTCGGATGGTTAATCTCTGCCGGGCGCAGGCGCAGTGCGGCCAGCCACGTTGACGGCCATCTCGGCCAGGAGTTGCCAGCCGGGCGGGTTGCCGATGGCGGTCCAGGGGCCCCGTGATCGACCTGATAAGGATGAGGCCATGGTCCCAAGTCCGTGGTCACGAGGGCACCGTCCCGCTCCTACTTGCGAACCGCCAAGCAGGCAAAGATCACCACGCCGACGCCCAAGACGGACAACTGGACGACTCCCGAAATGCGCCACCCTAGGGCGAGCAGGCCACCACCTGTCACCACCGCTGCCCAAGCCAAGATCCACACCGCACGCCACGCAACCCTCGGGGCCTCCGGCACATCTTGCGGGTTCCAGCCATCCCCCACCCGATCCACGCGTAGCTCCAGAGAAACCAAGCGATCACCGCCAGATCGACAATGAGAAGAACCACGGCGAACGCGATTTGCCGAAGGGTAGAAGGCTCACTCATGCACTCAGCGTCCTCCGCCCGTCCCCGTTCCACATGAGCGCTCCTACTCAGTGTGAACCACGATCGGGGCCGTTCGCAGGGCCGTCTCCGGGCCGTGGGAGGACACCTCCCCCCTTGGGCCTGTCCGGTGGGTCAACATGGCCCCTTGCCTGCCTTCTAGGTGTATTGCCCTGAAGCGTTGTTTGCGCGGCTGATGGGTGGCTTGCCTGCGAGTGCGGTGTGGCATCGGTGGTGGTTGTAGGTGTGGAGGAAGTCTGGCAGGGCTTCGCTTCGTTCGCTGTTGCTTGTGTAGGGGCGGAGGTAGGCCCATTCGTCGAGCAAGGTGCGGTTGAAGCGTTCGACCTTGCCGTTGGTCTGTGGTCGGTAGGGGCGGGTGAGTTTGCCGGTGGCGCCGAGTTCGGCCAGGGCCTGACGCCAGGCGAAGCTCTTGCGGTAGGACCAGGCATTGTCGGTCAGCACACGTTCGATCCGGGTGATGCCGAGGGTGGTGAAGAAGGCCGCTGCCCGGCGCAGGAAGTCGGCGCAGGTGGCGGCCCTTTCGTCGGCGTGGATCTCGCTGTAGGCGAGGCGGGTGTGGTCGTCGACGGCGGAGTGCACGTAGTCGAAGCCCATGCTCTTGCGGGTGGTTCGGCCGGCCTGGCGGCCCAGGACCCGGTGGCCGCCGCCGTCCGGGATCCGGCCGAGTTTCTTGACGTCGACGTGGACGAGCTCACCGGGCTGGTCGCGTTCGTAGCGGCGGATGACCTGTCCGGTGGGCCGGTCCATGAACGCCAGGCGGTTCAGGCCGTGCCGGACCAGGACGCGGTGCACCGTCGAGGCCGGCATGCCGAGGATCGGGCCGATCCTGGCGGGACCGAGCTTGCGGCTGCGGCGCAGTTCACAGACCTCTTCCTCGCGTGCCGGCGGGGTCCGCAGCGGTGTTGCGTAGGGGCGACTGGAGCGGTCGTAAAGCCCTGCCTCTCCCTCTGCTCGCCAGCGTCGCACCCACTTGTAGGCGGTGGGGCGGGAGATGCCCATTTCCTTTGCGACGTGGGCGATCGGCCGGCCGGCACAGACGCGGTCGACCAGGATCCGCCTGCCATGAAGGGTCAGCCGGGCATTACGGTGGGACATGAAGGCCTCCGTGCGGTGAAGATTCGACACCTCCACCACACACGGAGGCCTTCGCCTTCTTCAAGGCCCGCGCGTGTCAACAACGCTCATGCTCAATACATCTAGGCTGGCGCCATGGACAACGGGCTCGCCCACGAGAGAAGCGCCTTCATCAACTTTCGACGCTACGTCCCGGATCCGAAGGAGGGGCCTTCCCCCGTGAAGGTGGGCACGCGGTTATTGATCACGCGGCGAGCGTGAGTTTAGCGGTGTGGTGTCGGTGTTCGTATTCGTTGGGGCTGAGGTGGCCGTTGGCGGAGTGCCGGCGGCGGGTGTTGTAGCGGGTCAGCCAGGCGAAGACGGTCCTGCGGCAGGTGCCGGAGTCGCCGTAGTCGTGGGCGCCCTGGAGGGTCTCGCGTTTCAGGGAGGCGTGGAAGCTTTCGCAGGCCGCATTGTCGGCACTGGTGCCGACCGCGCCCATCGACCGGGTGACCCCGAGCTGGTCGCAGAGGCCGGCGAAGGCCCGGGAGCCGTATTGGGCCCCGTGGTCGGAGTGGAACACGGCGCCCTCCAGGCTGCCGCGGGTCGCCGCTGCCATCCGCAGTGCGTCGGCGACCAGGCTGGTGCGCATGTGGTCGGCGATGGACCAGCCGACGACCTTGCGGCTGAAGCAGTCCAGCACGGTCG
The DNA window shown above is from Streptomyces sp. NBC_01445 and carries:
- a CDS encoding IS481 family transposase — protein: MSHRNARLTLHGRRILVDRVCAGRPIAHVAKEMGISRPTAYKWVRRWRAEGEAGLYDRSSRPYATPLRTPPAREEEVCELRRSRKLGPARIGPILGMPASTVHRVLVRHGLNRLAFMDRPTGQVIRRYERDQPGELVHVDVKKLGRIPDGGGHRVLGRQAGRTTRKSMGFDYVHSAVDDHTRLAYSEIHADERAATCADFLRRAAAFFTTLGITRIERVLTDNAWSYRKSFAWRQALAELGATGKLTRPYRPQTNGKVERFNRTLLDEWAYLRPYTSNSERSEALPDFLHTYNHHRCHTALAGKPPISRANNASGQYT
- a CDS encoding class I SAM-dependent methyltransferase, producing the protein MVETGEHSDSRPNVPPVVRQPVAGVQAYYAENAGLLSQRYGSVSFEEVHGKVLDLLPPSPAVALDVGAGTGRDAAALARRGYQVVAVEPTREMRDVARRLYPSEDVSWVEDFLPELPRLEGAFDLALLSAVWMHLLPAERGRAMERMASLLAPAGLLVISLRRGDPPTDRVMFDVSAEDVVRDGERAGLRLVRLVEEGVDRLGRAKVWWQTVALRKGEA